The nucleotide window CACCCAGACTACAAATGCGAGAAAGCCTTGGAACCTAATTCAACGCCTGACCCGGTCGAAACGGCTGGACAACTAAGGGCACGTCGAGAGGCGATGCAAGCTGAGGCTGCATCGTTGCTCGGACAGATGCTCTTCGCGTTCTCGTGCGTCGATGTGAATTTAGGGCTCTGTTTGGCGTGGTTGGACAAGGGCACAAAATTGGAAACCTTATCGAATTCGATCGAAGGGCAGAGCATCCATACGAAACTCGAAATGCTTTCGACGCGAGTCGCAGAGAGCTTACCGGCCGACTCCAAACGCCGTGCGGCCTATGAACGCTGGATTGAGCGTGTGCATGCCGCTCGGGTACAGCGCAATCAGATGGTCCACGGTCGATGGGGCGTCGAGGCGCACCGTCACAAGATCGTCAATGTCATTGGACTTCCCTCCGGTGCGCAGCAATGCTTTGAATACAGCCTTGCGGAGTTGGCCGCGTTCAACAAAGAGTTGTGTGCATTAGAGCGAGAGCTAGCCAGGCTACGAACACACTGGCCCTTCTAGGCGGCTCGCCTGAAAGAGGCGGAATCACCGACTTCAATGTCTAGCGAAAACAGAGGATCCAGCACCAACACGGACACGTTAGCCACCGCCGAGTCTACAGGCTTTCTCAACGTCTGCTATCGGGATACAGCTACTTGCGCTTTGGGTCGAATGCGGTCATTGGCATGACCTTCGAGTAAAGCGAAGATAGGGATTCGAACCCCTTCCTACGTACGTCTAGCCCGCTTTATGCCAGAAAAATCGGCATTTTAGTTCTGTGTCGATGGCGTCTAGCGGACAACGGCGGCCTGGAATATGCCCTAATTTTGCCCTAAACGTCTCCGTGTGATTGGCGGCATTCGGCCGATCGTGACAGGCAGAAAACGGCCGATTCTGTTGAAAAAATCGGCCATGGTTTGCGCATCAAAAAAGTACGTGCCCGAGATTGAAATCTTTACTTTTGGCAGAGGCTTCCGGACTCGGATTTCACGTAGCTGCGTGCAAACAAGGCGTTTTCACCAGTCAATGATCAGGCCGTTTGGGCAGACCGACTTTTTCAACAGAATCGGCCAACAGCAGCCTCTCAAATGGGATCTACGAGGGTCGATTCACATCGTTGAGCCCAAGACGCCTAGTGATCTCGTCCAAGTTGCCTTCGGCCAGTAACATGTCATGGGCAAACTGAGCGGTTTGAGCCTTATATCGCTCCCATAGCTTCTGCTGCAGTGGTGTAGTCTGCTCGATTCCGGCCTCAATGAAGTCGATTGCCGTGGCTAGCTCCTCAAAAGCAACTGCACACCAAGCGGTGGACATTTTGCGCGGGAAGATCACTTCTGGTAACAGAGCAGCCTTACCAATCTTCGTCTCATTCATTTGCGTTTTCCTTAGTTTCAAAGCTGCATTGGTAAAGCCTTCAGTGAGTGCCCCGGCCAGTTTGACTGGGCAATGAACGCTTTCCGATTCAGCCCCGCAGGGCTGGTCGGATTGTCCGCGATCAGTCCGCCTTTTACCGGCTAGATGATCGGCCAACGGTCTGCTTCCGACCGAGGCTGTGTAAAAACGTTTTTGAGCGCGGCAGGTACTCAAAAACGGACTGGAAATCGCGACTTAACGTAGACGTGCACACTTCAATTTTGGCGAAGCGCTTTTACACACTCAGGACCAGAAGTGGACGCTCGCTACAGGTCAGAAGCAGAGCGGCCCACCTGTCACTCTTAACAAAATCACAAAACTATATCGCAACATTGGAGTCACACCTCCAGCATCAATTCCAAGCTTCTAATCCATTCATCGGATGCAGAGTATCTAGCGTAATAATCGCTTCTTTCAGCCGAAGTTAAATTTACAAAAAACGAAAAGAAATAATTGTCATTGTAGTAACCTTGGGCGCCCTGCATGTCACCTCCCCACCAAGATGGCTGGTAGCCTTCGAAGGCAATCCATGGTGGAGGTACTGCGAGTTTTTGTTTCTGCACCAGACTTAAAAACTCGATGCTGTTCGTGATCAGCCGAATCGTTGTGACATTAAATTCCTTGTATGATATTGAAGCTATGAGCGCTTCATCCTTAGGCTTGGCCTGATAACGCGTTGCGACGAGCTCATTGAAAATTTTTTCGTTAATAGCCGAAAATCTTTCATCGATGATTTTTTGAAACGCATCAACATCAGCCTTGTCTATAACGAACATAGAGTAATAAGCCGATATCCCAACAGAAGCTAATGATGTTGCAGTGGGGAAGCTGGGTATCTCGTGGGTAGCGTTATTTAAAGCCTTTACAAAAATTGATTTTAGTTCTGAAACGGAATACCCGACAATCTGTTCCTGTGGAGCAGGTTTAAGGAAGTCTTTCATGCGGCTAAATAAACTCATATCGTTCTCACTCTTGGAGATACTCAGTAAGCCAAGTGGCTCCTAAGTAACCTGCAGAGCCAAATATGATTCCGCCGACTGCACCACTCACAAAAGCACCTGGCCCCGTCTCTATTCCAACCGCGGCTCCGGCGACAAAACCTATCCTTGCCCCAGCCATCGCGCCCCCCCAACCGCCGGCCTGCTTGACAACCTCGACGGAAATAGGTTTCACGCTGTTCTGCTTAATTGATTCTTCTGCGGCCAATTTCAAATCGTATGCGGTAAAACCAATCGCAAAAACCCTTACGACTCTAGCGCCCTTAATCAATGTGTTGGTTGTTTGATAAGACTTCGGGGTAAATATTGCCCGGGCAGGGACTTTCTCAGCCTGAACCAATACTTCCTTGTCGATATCCTTCACCCAGCTTGCGATCTGGTCAATCCTGGTTGCGTTCTTTGGGGCTATTTTTTTGTAATCCTCTAGCGACTTAAGGATTTCTTCTGTCGTCACTAGTTTTGCACCGGCAGCTTTCGCTTTTTCTATATCAATATATACTACTTTTCCATCGAACCTAGGAGAGCCATTTGGAAATTCTGAGCTAGTAGAAAGATAACTTGATGGGTGTTTTCTACTACTAAAAACGTGTTCGGCCACTGTGGCGCTAGAGCTCGGAGCGACAGGACGCATGCCATATTTTTCGGGCCAGACTTCGTGTTTCATTTGGAATTCTGGTAAGTTTTTGGCGACCAGATGAGGGTTGTCCGGAGACGAATAAATTTTCCGTACTAAAAAACCATCCTTGCCTATTTCGTCCACAGCAACGAACATGTGAATATTTGCCGGCATTGCATAGCCCGGCACATTACTTACCGAACCGCTTTCCTTGTTTGTGGGTACTTTGCAAGAAAACTCTGTCACGCATCACCCCACTTTTCGAGCGCAGCAACACCCGTAGTAATTTCCAACGTTTCTTGCTTGCTCGTTGCAATTCTTGGTGTGCGTCCCGACTCATCTGAAAAGCCGGTATATACCATGCCCGACTCATCTTTGATGTGGTATGGAACATTAGCTAATGGCTGACCGTCACTGCCAACGATACGAAACTGTTCGTCGAATACCAACGCCCATAGTGGCATAGCGGACGGCGGTATGAATTCTGCGGGAGTATGTGAATTCCCTATGATTACAGTGCTGGAGCCACTGATGACATTGTTTCCGTGAGCGCCGGTGCTCCCAACAATTGCCGCAGACATACCATTGATAAGAACGGTAGAGGCTACGTCCCCCACAATAGGGCTGCCACAGGCACTCTTGTCGTTTTGACGCGCGGCAGCCAAGCCATCGAAAAAGACATCGGGAGAACCCGAAGCAATAGGATTGACACCATGGCCAGGTAGTGGGCAGGAAGTAGGATCGGTAACTCGAGCGGCAGGTTTGCCTGACATGTGGAACATCCTTGTAAAAGTAACATCTGGATGAAGTGTGACATAAAAGACCGGTCGCCAACTATGCAAGCCCGATCGAGCGCTCGCTCTGCCGGATGCCGATCGGGAGCAAACGTCCGCTTCTGGTCGAGGCTGTGTAAAACCGGTTTAGAGCAGGTTTGACAGTCAGAATCAGAACGAAAATCGCGTTCCTATGCAAATTTCAGGTCCGGCTGATTCACCAATCATTGGCAGATTTTACGTAGCGACGCAGACTTCAAAATAGTTTTTGCGTTTTTACACAGTCTGGGCCGTGGATTTCCAGACCTTTGTAATAGCCTCGGTCGGCCACCACCGTTAGCGATTCAGCCTCGATTTCTTCACGCGCTTGGTTCGCCATATTGCTCAGTTGCCCACGATCATTACCAACGTTGGTCACCTCATGGGCGATGATCAGATGGTGTTTGTCGTCGACCGCTGTTTGTACGTTGTAGCCAACCGTTCCGGTGCCTCGGCCGCTCGTGGCCATTGAGCGTGCATCTGGATCGGTAAGAGAGATCTGCTGATCTGGACTGTCGTGGAGCGGCGCCTCAATGTCCTTGAGTTTCTGCATCTGCTGTTTCAGTGTTTCGATTTTTTCTTTCAGTCGCTCGGCCTTGGCCTCGGCCACTTCTGGCGTTGCCCGATCCGCCGAATCCATCGCCGCAAGATAACGGTCAATGCTCTGCTCGATCTGTTGCATGCGCGCCTTCACTTTGCCCTGGGTGAAGTTACGGTCGCGGTTGTTGACGGCTTTGAATTTGCTGCCGTCGATGGCGATGATCGATTGGGAGAAGAGATTGAGGTTGCGGCAAAGCACTACGAACTGGCGGCAGACACTACGAATGGCTTTACCGTTGTCCTTGCGAAAGTCGGCAATGGTTCTAAAGTCCGGGGCCAAACGTCCCGTGAGCCACATCAGCTCGACGTTGCGCTCGGCTTCACGTTCAAGCCGGCGACTGGACTGAATCCGATTGAGATAGCCATAGATATAGATCTTCAGCAAGACCGCTGGGTGGTAGGCCGGACGACCCGTTGCAGCAGGATCGACACCCTCAAACCCAAGTACCCCGAGGTCGAGTTCATCGACGAAAACGTCGACCACTCGCACTGGATTTTCTTCGGCTACGTAATCGTCCAAGCACTCAGGCAGCAACGTAACTTGCGTCCGAGCCTCACCCTCAATAAATCGCTTCATGATCGCCCCCGATACGATCTAGACGATCAGAAGGTTAGACAATCACTGGCGTTTTCACACAGCCTGGGCCGAAAGCTGGCGGTAGCGACAGGATGCTATCCACCCGTGAAGCGGACACAAAACTCCTCTGAGACCGTGTCATGGCGTCCCGTTTCTTCCGTACAGGCGGTAGCCTGGTCGACGACTCAAGCGTTCGTAATAGTCGCTCACGGCAGGAAAGTCCGGATGAGCAAGCGGTGTTTCAAACCACCGATTAACTGACAGGCCGATCGGTATATCTGCGAGAGAAAACTCATCGCCGCTGACGTAGGCCCCGGTTGAATCGAGCTGTCGATTGAGGATCTCCATGTACCTCGACCAGTTGTTGCACGCGGCCGCCAACGCACGGCTGTCCTGATGCTCAGGCGAATGCCTGACCAGCGACATGAAGGCATAACTCCACGACTTGTTGAGATCTGACGCTTGCCAATCGATCCATTGATCCACCCGCGCTTTGGCTCTCGCTTCAGTCGGGTAAAGGTGAACGCCGTTGTAGCGCGACGCCAGGTAGCGAATGATCGAGTTTGACTCCCAAAGAATGAAGTCGTCGTCCTGGATGACCGGCACCATGGCATTGGGATTCAGCGCCAGGAATTCAGGTGTGTGCGTCGATCTGAAGCCAGAACCCCAATCCACCCGCTCAAAGGGAATTTCAATCTCGGCGCAGGCCCAGAGCACCTTTCGTACATTGATCGACGATGCCTTACCCAATATGCGCAACATTCCATGTCCTTATCGTTCGGGGTAGTTGGTCTGAACTACTGACTCTATCGCCGTGTGGAGCGGATTGTCCAGAGTCTGCTTTTGGCCGATTCTGTTGAAAAAGTCGGCCATGGTTTGCGCATCAAAAAAGTACGTGCCCGAGATTGAAATCTTTACTTTTGGCAGAGGCTTCCGGACTCGGATTTCACGTAGCAGCGTGCAAACAAGGCGTTTTCACCAGTCAATGATCAGGCCGTTTGGGCAGACCGACTTTTTCAACAGAATCGGCCGTCTGCTGCCTGTCGCCACGACAGCTTTTGGCGGATTTCTGCCTATTCTCTACGAAAGAGATGATTGACAACGTTCAAATTCAGGGGGGTTTACCATTCGTATGCGGCTCTGAATTACTTACAGACCGACAATGTGCTCACATCTAAAAAATCCCGGATTCGATTCCACCAAGCGCCATAACTAGCTGATTTATTTATAGTTACTAGTTGGGGTACGCCGAATTTTCCAGTGAACTCCAGACGCCCGAAAAACCTAGCCCCGCAGAAACATACCGTTCGTCTGGTGCCGGCACCATACAAAACAAAGCCCTCGCAGAAATGCGAGGGCTTTGTTGTTTCTGGTGTACGTGAAATCCGAATCCCGTTCACGCGTCGCAAGCACTAAGCATTTAGCTGTTTTATCCAGTCAAGACTCGCAACGGTAGAACCGGAAGGACGGTATTCACAACCGATCCATCCGGGATAGCCACGCTGCTCCAGCGCTGCGAACAAGGCAGCAAAGTCGATGTTCCCCGTTCCCGGCTCGTGACGACCCGGGCAGTCGGCAATTTGCACATGGACGGTTCTGTCATAAAACCGAGCCAGAACATCTGCTGCGTCTCCGGTCAGAATCTGGGCATGGTAAATATCGAGAATCAGCCCAACACTCGGGAAAGTCTCCAGCACCTGTTGCGCCTTGCTGAAGTCAGACATGTAGTAGCCCGGCATCGCCTGCGAACTGATCACTTCGATAAGCGGCCGCAAACCCTGATCTTCGAAATACTTGACTGCATATTCCAGGTTGCCCCCGAAGATGCGCCCAGCATCATCCTGCGTCGTAACGCCAGACATGATGTGGACATCCGAACACGCCAGCGCCTTTGCATAGCTGGCGGCCTGGAGCAACCCGCTGCGAAATTCCTCTTCCTTGCCCTGCAAGGCAGCGATGCCTTTGGTAACGCCAGCCGGTGCAGCGAACTGAATCAGCGGCAGACTGTATTGAGCCAGGTGGTCGGCCAGGAGACTTGCGTCGAATTCATAGGGCGACGGGAACTCCACCGCCCGAAAACCAGCTGCCGCGGCAGCTTCGATGCGTTGCAGAAAGGGCAACTCATTGAATTGGAAACCGAGATGAGCATTGAACTTGAGCATTGGTAAACATCCATGTAGTGATTTATGGCTTTTATATACATTGTAACTGCTTCATGAACCCCACATTCAAAGCACCTATCTGATCCCGAATGTTGTGTTCCCGATTCCATCGGGAGCCATCGACTCCTGGTGCCCGCACCATACAAAAACGAAGCCCTCGCAGAAATGCGAGGGCTTTGGTGTTTCTGGGCGTTGGAAAACCAGGTCTTAGTGCCCCGCACTCTGCCCACCATCGACATGCAAGATCTCGCCAGTGACAAAGTTGGCGCTATCCAGATAAACAACAGCCTGCGCAATATCGCTGACCTCCCCCATATGCCCAACCGGGTGCAAATTACCCAGTGCTTCGTGAGTTTCTTCGCTGTGCATCGGAGTCTTGATGATACCAGGGGAAACCGCGTTCACCCGAATCCCACGCTTGGCGTACTCAATGGCCAAGGATTTGGTCGCCGCATTCAAGCCACCCTTGGTCAACGACGCCAGTACCGACGGCACGCCGTCGATGGCGTGGTCCACCAGGCTGGTGGTGATGTTGACGACGTGGCCGCTGCCTTGTTTTTCCATCTCGGTGATCGCGAGTTGGGTGATGTAGAAGAAGCCATTCAGGTTCACCGACAGCACAGCGGCGTAGTCTTCTTGGGTGTAGGCGGCGAACGGTTTGGCGACGAAGATTCCGGCGTTGTTGACCAGGGTGTCGATGCGGCCGAAACGTGCGATCGCTTCACGGACGACTCGCTGGGCGATCGCCGGGTCGCCGATGTCGCCGGCAACGGTGAGGATGTCCGGATCGGTGGATGGCTGGATCGAACGCGAAGTGGCGACTACCCGGTAATCGAGATCACGGAAAGCCTTGACCATGCCTGCGCCGAGACCTTGGGAGGCGCCAGTAATAACGATGACTTTTTTCGAATTGCTCATGATGAACCTCAACTGATAAATGATGGTTTGAAAAGGTGATTAATCAGGCTTCAACAGGCGCCTGCGCCATTTGTCTCAACATCTGTTCGTAGTACTCGACCGATTGCGAACCGGACACCAGGTGACGACCGTTGAGCACCATGGCCGGAACCGAATTGATGCCGCGCTCGCGATAAAACGCCTCAGCTCACGCACTTCCCTGGCAAATGCTCCGGACACCAACACCTCACGCGCGCTCGCTGCATCCAACCCCACTTCCGCCGACAGTCGAACCAGCGTCTCGCGATCGTTCGGGTTCTGGCCGTCGGTGAAATAAGCACGCAGCAAGGCTTTCTAGAGTGCGACCTGCCGCCCTTCCTGCAATGCCCACAACAGCAACCGGTGAGCATCGAAGGTGTTATGGAAGTGGCTGCGCTTCTCCAGATCGAATTTGAACCCGATGGCCTCGCCTCGAGCGATTTGCAT belongs to Pseudomonas sp. B21-015 and includes:
- a CDS encoding glycine zipper family protein; protein product: MTEFSCKVPTNKESGSVSNVPGYAMPANIHMFVAVDEIGKDGFLVRKIYSSPDNPHLVAKNLPEFQMKHEVWPEKYGMRPVAPSSSATVAEHVFSSRKHPSSYLSTSSEFPNGSPRFDGKVVYIDIEKAKAAGAKLVTTEEILKSLEDYKKIAPKNATRIDQIASWVKDIDKEVLVQAEKVPARAIFTPKSYQTTNTLIKGARVVRVFAIGFTAYDLKLAAEESIKQNSVKPISVEVVKQAGGWGGAMAGARIGFVAGAAVGIETGPGAFVSGAVGGIIFGSAGYLGATWLTEYLQE
- a CDS encoding PAAR domain-containing protein, with the protein product MSGKPAARVTDPTSCPLPGHGVNPIASGSPDVFFDGLAAARQNDKSACGSPIVGDVASTVLINGMSAAIVGSTGAHGNNVISGSSTVIIGNSHTPAEFIPPSAMPLWALVFDEQFRIVGSDGQPLANVPYHIKDESGMVYTGFSDESGRTPRIATSKQETLEITTGVAALEKWGDA
- a CDS encoding glutathione S-transferase family protein, with translation MLRILGKASSINVRKVLWACAEIEIPFERVDWGSGFRSTHTPEFLALNPNAMVPVIQDDDFILWESNSIIRYLASRYNGVHLYPTEARAKARVDQWIDWQASDLNKSWSYAFMSLVRHSPEHQDSRALAAACNNWSRYMEILNRQLDSTGAYVSGDEFSLADIPIGLSVNRWFETPLAHPDFPAVSDYYERLSRRPGYRLYGRNGTP
- a CDS encoding hydroxypyruvate isomerase family protein, which translates into the protein MLKFNAHLGFQFNELPFLQRIEAAAAAGFRAVEFPSPYEFDASLLADHLAQYSLPLIQFAAPAGVTKGIAALQGKEEEFRSGLLQAASYAKALACSDVHIMSGVTTQDDAGRIFGGNLEYAVKYFEDQGLRPLIEVISSQAMPGYYMSDFSKAQQVLETFPSVGLILDIYHAQILTGDAADVLARFYDRTVHVQIADCPGRHEPGTGNIDFAALFAALEQRGYPGWIGCEYRPSGSTVASLDWIKQLNA
- a CDS encoding SDR family NAD(P)-dependent oxidoreductase encodes the protein MSNSKKVIVITGASQGLGAGMVKAFRDLDYRVVATSRSIQPSTDPDILTVAGDIGDPAIAQRVVREAIARFGRIDTLVNNAGIFVAKPFAAYTQEDYAAVLSVNLNGFFYITQLAITEMEKQGSGHVVNITTSLVDHAIDGVPSVLASLTKGGLNAATKSLAIEYAKRGIRVNAVSPGIIKTPMHSEETHEALGNLHPVGHMGEVSDIAQAVVYLDSANFVTGEILHVDGGQSAGH